A stretch of the Aegilops tauschii subsp. strangulata cultivar AL8/78 chromosome 4, Aet v6.0, whole genome shotgun sequence genome encodes the following:
- the LOC109748675 gene encoding aspartyl protease family protein At5g10770 yields MDLSLPIDLIQNDDINNFLFLMPIKLGTPPVWNLVAVDTGASLSFVQCQPCTLRCHKQSDAGEIFDPSKSESFSRVGCSEESCRTVQRALRLQSKACMEKEDSCLYSMTFGGTSSYSVGKLVRDRLAIGQYAKGYSFPDFLFGCSLDTEYHQYEAGLVGFADEPFSFFEQVAPLVNYKAFSYCFPSDRRKTGYLSIGDYPRVNSTSYTPLFLAWQRSQYALKLDEVVVNGIALVTTPSEMIVDSGFRWTSLLSDTFNQLDATITKALQPLGYNRSYYRGSDYICFEDAHFQQFSNWAALPAVELKFNMGITLTLQPQSSFHFHNDYGLCTYFMRDASLGSGVQILGNTMTRSVGITFDIRGGQFAFRKGDC; encoded by the coding sequence ATGGACCTGTCGCTGCCGATTGACTTGATACAGAATGACGATATAAACAACTTCCTCTTTCTGATGCCCATCAAGCTGGGCACGCCACCGGTCTGGAATCTTGTGGCAGTTGACACTGGAGCCTCACTTTCTTTTGTTCAGTGCCAACCATGCACTCTCCGGTGCCACAAGCAATCTGATGCCGGGGAAATATTTGATCCTAGCAAGTCGGAGAGTTTCAGTCGTGTTGGGTGCTCAGAAGAGAGCTGCCGCACGGTCCAACGGGCGCTACGTCTCCAATCCAAAGCATGCATGGAGAAAGAGGACAGTTGCCTCTACAGTATGACGTTCGGAGGAACATCTTCGTATTCCGTCGGCAAGCTAGTGAGGGACAGGCTAGCAATCGGGCAGTATGCCAAGGGATACAGCTTCCCTGATTTCCTCTTCGGATGCAGCTTGGACACAGAGTATCATCAATATGAGGCTGGCCTAGTCGGATTCGCTGACGAGCCGTTTTCATTTTTTGAACAAGTGGCACCTCTGGTCAACTACAAGGCCTTTAGCTACTGCTTTCCAAGCGACAGAAGAAAGACGGGGTACCTGTCCATTGGGGATTACCCCCGTGTCAACTCCACATCCTATACTCCCTTGTTCCTGGCTTGGCAACGATCACAGTATGCACTGAAGCTGGATGAGGTGGTTGTCAATGGGATCGCGCTGGTCACAACCCCCTCAGAAATGATTGTAGACTCCGGGTTCAGATGGACATCACTGCTGTCCGATACCTTCAACCAACTTGACGCAACAATCACCAAGGCTCTGCAACCTCTGGGATATAATCGCAGCTATTATAGGGGATCAGATTATATCTGCTTTGAGGATGCGCACTTTCAACAGTTCAGCAATTGGGCCGCTTTACCAGCAGTGGAGCTGAAGTTCAACATGGGCATTACACTGACTCTACAACCCCAGAGCTCGTTCCACTTTCATAACGACTATGGACTGTGCACATACTTCATGAGGGATGCCAGTCTGGGAAGCGGTGTGCAGATACTAGGAAACACGATGACACGGTCTGTTGGCATCACATTTGATATCCGAGGGGGTCAATTTGCGTTCCGCAAGGGAGACTGCTGA